One region of Haloprofundus salilacus genomic DNA includes:
- a CDS encoding DUF5789 family protein yields the protein MADTKKSRDKQADDEERRQRERELEEARSRADEAEPADEAGERLDDLDDALENHEYPTTTDDLRDAFGDREVETEEGWRSVDELLIPVDDETYTSADDVRSRIQGLVDR from the coding sequence ATGGCAGATACCAAGAAAAGTCGAGACAAGCAGGCCGACGACGAGGAACGACGCCAGCGAGAGCGGGAGCTGGAAGAGGCGCGCAGCCGTGCCGACGAAGCCGAACCGGCCGACGAAGCCGGTGAGAGGCTCGACGACCTGGACGACGCGCTCGAAAACCACGAGTATCCAACGACGACGGACGACCTGAGAGACGCGTTCGGCGACCGCGAGGTCGAAACGGAGGAGGGGTGGCGTTCCGTCGACGAACTACTCATCCCGGTCGACGACGAGACGTACACGTCAGCCGACGACGTCCGGAGTCGGATACAGGGACTGGTGGACCGCTAA